A single window of Papio anubis isolate 15944 chromosome 8, Panubis1.0, whole genome shotgun sequence DNA harbors:
- the MAPK15 gene encoding mitogen-activated protein kinase 15 isoform X5, which yields MGWAQSEGQSLLYPCACVSMWACVCVRGRVGGVPGCHGEGRKSLPGSAESKCVAPVQGCVCHWIGDGERQAYGIVWKAVDRRTGEVVAIKKIFDAFRDKTDAQDRSFLLAPPTHTPVFLSLQRTFREIMLLQEFGDHPNIISLLDVIRAENDRDIYLVFEFMDTDLNAVIRKGGLLQDVHVRSIFYQLLQATRFLHSGHVVHRDQKPSNVLLDANCTVKLCDFGLARSLGDLPEGPEDQALTEYVATRWYRAPEVLLSSHRYTLGVDMWSLGCILGEMLRGRPLFPGTSTLHQLELILETIPPPSKEDLLALGSGCRASVLHRLGSRFHCPSDEWARKVHVQLRALEGVQLSAPEYRSRVYQMILECKGSNGTSREKGLEGVSPSQAHLHKPRADPQLPSGTPVQGPRPRPQSSPSHDPPEHEFPRAAKSTPRQNSAPTLQPALLGSGERPPGAKEEPPLTFLLEKPGRRGAAPSLTSQAAAQVTNQALIRGDWNRGGGVRVASTQQVPPRCPPEARPGRRMFSTSALQGAQGAARALLGGYSQAYGTVCHSALGHLPLLERHRV from the exons ATGGGGTGGGCGCAGAGCGAAGGCCAGAGCCTTCTGTATCCGTGTGCGTGTGTGAGCATgtgggcctgtgtgtgtgtgcgtgggcGGGTGGGGGGTGTTCCAGGGTgccatggggaggggaggaagagccTTCCAGGCAGTGCAGAGAGCAAGTGCGTAGCCCCAGTGCAGGGTTGTGTGTGCCACTGGATAGGAGACGGAGAGAGACAG GCCTACGGCATTGTGTGGAAGGCAGTGGACCGAAGGACTGGTGAGGTCGTGGCCATCAAGAAAATCTTTGATGCTTTTAGGGATAAGACAGATGCCCAG GACAGGAGCTTCCTTCTTGCTCCGCCCACCCACACACCTGTGTTTCTGTCTCTTCAGAGAACATTCCGGGAAATCATGCTCCTCCAG GAGTTTGGGGACCATCCCAATATCATCAGCCTCCTTGATGTGATCCGGGCAGAGAACGATAGGGACATTTACCTGGTGTTTGAGTTTATGG ACACTGACCTCAACGCAGTCATCCGGAAGGGCGGGCTGCTGCAGGACGTCCACGTGCGCTCCATCTTCTACCAGCTTCTGCAGGCCACCCGGTTCCTCCACTCGGGGCACGTTGTGCACCGGGACCAGAAG CCGTCCAATGTGCTCCTGGATGCCAACTGCACAGtgaagctgtgtgactttggtctGGCCCGCTCCCTGGGCGACCTCCCTGAGGGGCCTGAAGACCAGGCCTTGACAGAGTACGTGGCCACACGCTGGTACCGAGCTCCGGAGGTGCTGCTGTCTTCACACCG GTACACCCTTGGGGTGGACATGTGGAGTCTGGGCTGTATCCTGGGGGAGATGCTGCGGGGGAGGCCCCTGTTTCCGGGCACGTCCACCCTCCACCAGCTGGAGCTGATCCTGGAGACCATCCCACCGCCATCCAAGGAGG ACCTCCTGGCTCTTGGCTCAGGCTGCCGTGCCTCTGTGCTGCACCGCCTGGGGTCCCG GTTCCACTGCCCCAGTGATGAGTGGGCACGAAAGGTACATGTGCAGCTCCGGGCACTCGAAGGGGTCCAGCTCTCTGCGCCTGAGTACCGCAGCCGCGTCTATCAG ATGATCCTGGAGTGCAAAGGCAGCAACGGCACCTCAAGAGAGAAGGGCCTGGAGGGTGTCTCCCCGTCCCAGGCACACCTGCACAAACCCAGAGCTGACCCGCAGCTGCCTTCTGGGACACCTGTGCAGGGCCCCAGACCCAGGCCTCAGAGTAGCCCAAGCCACGACCCCCCCGAGCACG AGTTCCCCCGTGCAGCCAAGAGCACTCCCAGGCAGAACTCCGCTCCCACGCTCCAACCTGCACTCCTAGGGAGTGGGGAAAGGCCCCCCGGGGCGAAGGAAGAGCCCCCCTTGACATTCTTGCTG GAGAAGCCAGGCCGGAGGGGAGCTGCGCCTTCCCTGACCTCACAGGCTGCAGCTCAGGTGACCAACCAGGCTCTGATCCGGGGTGACTGGAACCGGGGTGGTGGGGTGAGGGTGGCCAGCACACAACAG GTCCCTCCCCGGTGTCCTCCGGAGGCCCGGCCCGGCCGGAGGATGTTCAGCACCTCTGCCTTGCAGGGTGCCCAGGGGGCCGCCAGGGCTCTGCTTGGAGGCTACTCCCAAGCCTATGGGACTGTCTGCCACTCGGCACTGGGCCACCTGCCCCTGCTGGAGAGGCACCGTGTATGA